A part of Propioniciclava coleopterorum genomic DNA contains:
- a CDS encoding sugar phosphate isomerase/epimerase family protein — protein MAVPIDREATMLGVVWRDLTDASAVRDAGADFVEPYVVGNYVRVEDDVVTALDPGDGLHPSFVVLFAGAVKLSVPDASPDLFASYLDATAAALAREAEPGAFVVLGSAGARNIPEGLDRAVAERTFLQRLAVARDAYAAVGLELLLEPLNPGESNIARSFKEAVELLDSAGLQDVRLVWDTYHAGRSDEDLAFVADHVDRIAHVHHSGPDRLPPSRAPRESLDALRVVLDRGYAGHVSLECDFADVSEVADSLAVVRAYLGQEPANA, from the coding sequence GTGGCCGTTCCGATCGACCGGGAGGCGACGATGCTGGGTGTGGTGTGGCGGGATCTGACGGACGCTTCGGCGGTCCGCGACGCGGGCGCGGACTTCGTGGAGCCCTACGTCGTGGGCAACTACGTCCGCGTCGAGGACGACGTGGTGACGGCGCTGGACCCCGGCGACGGGCTGCACCCCTCGTTCGTGGTGCTGTTCGCCGGAGCCGTGAAGCTGAGCGTCCCGGACGCCTCGCCCGATCTGTTCGCGTCCTACCTGGACGCGACCGCCGCCGCGCTGGCGCGCGAGGCCGAGCCGGGGGCCTTCGTCGTGCTCGGCAGCGCCGGCGCGCGCAACATCCCCGAGGGGCTGGACCGGGCGGTCGCCGAGCGGACCTTCCTGCAGCGGCTCGCCGTCGCACGGGACGCCTACGCCGCGGTCGGGCTCGAACTGCTGCTCGAGCCGCTGAACCCCGGCGAGTCCAACATCGCCCGCTCGTTCAAGGAGGCGGTCGAACTGCTCGACTCGGCCGGCCTGCAGGACGTCCGGCTGGTGTGGGACACCTACCACGCGGGCCGCAGCGACGAGGACCTGGCCTTCGTGGCCGACCACGTCGACCGCATCGCGCACGTTCACCACAGCGGGCCGGATCGGCTGCCGCCGTCGCGGGCCCCTCGCGAAAGCCTGGACGCGCTCCGCGTCGTCCTCGACCGCGGGTACGCCGGTCACGTGTCGCTGGAGTGCGACTTCGCCGATGTCAGCGAGGTCGCCGACTCCCTGGCCGTGGTCCGCGCCTACTTGGGTCAGGAGCCCGCCAACGCCTGA